GTACGGAGTCGAGCGACTTCAAAAAGAAGTAATTGTGAATAGCCTTAGTTGACTGACGGTAGGCAATCTCTTTACTTGTCGCATATCGAGGGTCGGCAACCGCAAAGTCCCCGAAAGGAATATTGGAGGCTGCCACATCGAAATATCCCTCAAAATCAGGGTCAATCTTCTCAAATCCCTTTATTTCGGTAGAGATAGAGGGATGGAGCGCAGCCAGAATCTTGCCTGTCAGCAAATCCTTCTCAAATGCCAATGTCTCAGCACCCGGATAGCGTTGCAGGAAAGAATCAACAAAAGCACCCTGCCCGGCAGACGGTTCAAGAAAACTGCCAACTTTTACGCCACACTCCCTAAGTGTATCAGCCAAAGCATCTATCACAGGCGAAGGTGTGTAGAATGCTGTCAGAACAGATGCTTTCAGCGAGTCCATGTAAGCCGAAAACTCCTTGTCATTCTTGGAATAGTCATGGATAAGGCGATGCAGTTCAACCGTAGGAGCGAACAGCTCAATATCAGATTTGCTCCACTTGGCAGCGTCTGCAAGCTCATTGGCATCGTTGAGTATGCACTTCAACCCACCGAATCCGGCATATTTGCCCAGTGCTTCACGCTCAACAGCGTTAGGCGGTCGCTTCTCAACACCGAGGCGAAACGCGACACGAATAGCCTCAATGTTGTTGCACATGGTTTGTAATCTATTGTATGCCATTGAATCCGAGTGTTTCAAAGTAGTTTGTTATTCGACCGATGATTTCATCGTTCATTATATCTATATCTGCTGCCGAGATTCCGTATGAGAGGAACTCACAGCCATCGAAAAGGTCAGGTACATCTTCAAGGATGCGGTTGACCCAGTAGTCAACCCATTCGTCTTCGGTCAGATCAACTGTGAAAGAGAAATTTTCGGTGAGAATTTTTTCAACTACCTCATACTCTGACTCTCCGATATTTTCAAAGAGAATTTGCGTTGCTGTTTCGGAGGCAGCACACACACTTTTGCCATTCAGACGAGCTTCACAAAAAGCGTCAATGGCTCTGTCTGCCTGTTGGTCGACTTCAGAATAATCCGGCGTTTTGGGGAATTTATGTTCTTCCATGTAGTTCAACAGACATAGAATATATCTGTCGAGAGATGGATATGGTGGTAAGTTTTTGATTTTCATATTGAGGTTTGTATGTTGCATAGAAATGGAAAAGACTCCCTTATGAGGAGCCCTTTCCAAGTCTTATTGCGTTGATTAAGACTTTATTTACTCACTTGAATGACAATAGGGCTATGATTATCATCAAGCGTTACCTTCCCGGCGAACGGTTTGCCGTCCGCCCCGATGAAACCTCTGATAGTAGAGGTTGAACCTATCGAGAGAAGATTATGAATCTCACGGCTGCTGAGGGTTACACCTTGGATCTGTCGATGGATGTAGTGTCCACATTCCGGATTGTTGCATTTGGCAATCTTGCCAAAGATTCTCATCTTGCCGTGTCCACACTTGGGGCAGACTTCCTCTACGCCCATCGGTTTCGAGAGTTTGTGTGATGCGAGAAGTTCGTTGGTTACATCAGTCACATACTTGTGAAGGATGTCATTGAAAACGGATTCGGGAAGTTGGTCTGTTGCGACTTGATATACAGCCGATTCCCAAAACTTAATATCATCAGCCGAAGCGATTTTCATATCGCGAGTGACATATGCGAGAGCCTGCCCCTTTTCCGTCAAGGAATACTCCCCGGCAAGATTTCGGTGGAGATACCCGTGTGAACGCAGATAGCGAATATCCTTCACCACATTCTCTCTACAGTCAGGTTCATGCAGTGAGAGTGCCATTTTGAGCAATGTGAAGTCAACCATTGGTACCGGCTGCTTCGTGGTTCGCCCAATCTCGCCGACTGACTCAACAGTAAGGGATTGACCTATCTCCACATTGGGTACAGCTCGTGAAGACTTGATAGTGTCATCGAATAGTCTCACCCAGCCAGTACGAACAACTTTCACATACTTGGCGATGAACGTGTAACCACCACAAGCGAGGGTTACTTTCGTTACATTTCTGCGGAAGCTACGTTGGAAGGTAGCGAGCATACCTCTCCCGACGAGATAGATAATTTTTCGTTCATCATCTGATAGTCCCACAAATGGGAAAGCGGTGAGTACAATACCATGAGGCCTGTTGTACAAGGATTTCGCGGAAGTGGTATAGTAGGGAGAATAATTGTCTCCCATGAGTGCCTTGAAGCACTTGGCGATACACATCGCCGGATATACATCCTTCTTGAAATCGTCGAAATCCCGACGAATCAAGCCCGCTCGTGAGCTGCCGGGGAATGAGATTCTTTTCTTCTCATACAGTCCCCTTGCTATGCGGTATGTCTCCAGTGGATCCATTCCAAAATGTAGCGCGGCCATTTTCTGGAGTTCTTCGATGTTCAGCAACTTAGGCGATTTTGTATCGACCTGCTCCGTTTCGATAGAGACAACCTCTACGGGTGCGCCGGCCTTAACCGCCTCATTGAAACCCTCAGGAATATCATCCCATTCATCAGAGCAGCGGAAAGAGAATACGCCTCCGTCTGAATCCCTTACCGTGATTGTCGGGATTACCGACTTCTTGGGCGAAAATTCTTTAATTGCCTTTTCGCGTTCTGCCACAAGGTGCAGAATGGGGAGCGATGTGCGGGACACTGGGTAAGTATTGCGACCTACAGAGAAGGCGATGGCTCGGTTGATGTTGAGATTCGTGAGCCAGTCCATACGGTCGTAAAGTTCCAACTGTCTCAGATTGTCGGCGAATCCTGATATGTTGTCTGAAGGATATGTGATGGCGTTCTTAATTGTTTCGTGCATCAGGTCGTTGAGGGCGACTCTGACAACCTTTCCTTCAAAATTGAGGAAACGGAGAAGATACCCGGCCATAAGGTCGCCACGCTCGGTGGGGTCTGTTGCAAGAATCACCTTCCTGCTCTTTTCAAGCAAGTGCTTGATGACAGCGAGTTGTGGGTCGGGCATATAACGACCGGATGCGTGCTGGGAAGGTGCATGAGTGAGAGGGAAGCTCTCCGGGAGGATTGGGAACGAATGGTTCGAGAGCCAGAAGTCGCGTCCCATACCGGGTGCTGAGAGTTCCACCATGTGACCATAGGTCCATGTGATGAAGTATTTCTCGTTGGCATAGTAGCCATTATACTCGAAGTCTGCGCCGAGGGCGTAAGAGATTGTGCGTGCGATACGTGCGGATTGTGCGATTACGGTAATCATAGTAGTATGTTTTTTTAGAAATTTTTATTGGGTTGATTTTTAAGAGTGCCGACAGACGGCATCATCTGCCGGCACTCGTTGGGGTTATAGGGAGTGGTTAGATTTTGGGGCCTTTGGGCTTACGCTGTTGCTTCTGCTGTTCCTCATCCTTCGGGGCGGTCTGACCCTTTTGGAGAGGTTCATTGACATTCTTGGTAGCCTCGTTTGTCTTGCCCTCGTTGTTCACGGCGAACTGGGTCTCACTCTCAGCGGCGGGCTTTATGGATTGAGCCTCATCGGGATTAGTGGAATGAGGGAACGGACGTCCCTTTACCGGGTCAAACTTGACATAAACAGTTGATTCCTTGCCCTGTTTGTCGATGTAGCCTTCGACTTTCACCGTTTTTCCGGCGACATAATCAGCCTTCTGCTGGTCGGTGAAATGAACATTGCTCCATTTACCGATTGGCTTGATGCTGCCGTCTTCGAGAGTCCAGCTCTGCTTCTTCTCCTGCTCCTTGACGCCGTTGTTGAGGGTCTCGGATTGATTCTCCTTCTTGACCTCCTCCTGTTTCTGAATATTTTCAAGACGGCACGGACGGGGAACAAATTCGACTTTCTGCTCGGCTGCGCTATACTGAAGCACGACAGGATATGTAGCTCCTTTGGAGTCGGTGAAGTCCTTGGATAACTGTTTCCCGGATTTAAGAATGGCAATATCCTTGGGCGAAAGTTCGGTCTGGGAGATTTTATTCGGGATATAGATGTTCGCCGGGGAAGCCTGCAACTCGTGGGTCATGCGGTCAATGCTGACAAACGACGGAATCTTGTTACCGTTGGCATCTGTGATTTCCACTACACGGCCGAGGTTGCCGGTATTTTTGAGCATCTCCTTGTCCTCCTTGGTGAACTTCACACCGCAGAACTCCTGAGACAGGTCAGGCTCGGTTCTGATGAAGTGAGGCTTAACTGTCACATTTCCGTCCGGATTGGTCTGGAAAGAGAGACGAGCGTCGATGTCGAACTTCTCACCGAAATAATCGGCGTTGAGTGTCATGAGCTTCGACTTTCGGTTGTGGAGCATTTCCGTGAGGTCTTTCGGATCGATTGCATTTTTGTCGATGCCCCATTTCTGCTTGATGTTGCTCCAGTCGATTTTGCTTTCATCGATCGCAGATAACTTGCCGCCGGGAGTCTCAGGTGCAACAGCTGGCTTTGCTTCGGGCTGAGGTTCCGACATAGTCTCGGATTGCGTCTTCTCGACTGAAGGTTGCTCGACCTTGAAGTCTTTGAGAATCTCTGCATTGGTTTCGGGATCCTTTATAAAGTCTGCCATTGCCATGCCAACACTTTCGTATCGGTCAGCCGGGACTTTGAAGAAGCCGAATGTCGTTGGATTCTTGCACTGACGCATGAAATTCGACATGAATGCTTCGAGTGGATTCTGACCTTTTGTGAATTTCACAAGGTCGGAGAGTTTTGCCGATTTGACATCGGTCATCTTTGGTGTGCCGTCCTCGTTGAGTCCGATCACTGCGCCTACCTGCCCTGTCTCGTTATTTCGGGCAATCAGCACTTCTTCTTGCTGGATGGTTTCCATTTTTGAAGTATGGGTATGTGTTTTGATTAAAATTCCGGGATTTATTCTTCGTCAACTTCAGCAATCCTGATGACTGCGTAGTTGCGTGGTGACGCATAGACATTGATGAAGCGGATTATCTCGTGACCAGAATAGCGGACATTTCTGCCCAACTTGATATAGGATATAAGACCCTTTGAGCGCCACTTTTGAGCGGTTATCTTCGCTATGTCGAAAATTCGGCAGAAATGGCCGTTGTCATACCAGCGGTGAGGATCAATCCAACTGATGTCTATCTCGTCACGTTCAGCCCTGACTTCGGGCTGACTATGGAAGGGAGGTTGACGAGCCTGCTGAATCTCGATGAGAATTTGGAGTTTCTCATTGATGTCCTCAAGCAGGTCTCTCATTGAGTCATCGGCTGTATGCTGAGGTTGCATTCCGGCGATGAAGGGGGTTAATATTCCAGTGTGCATAATTCTTTGTTTTTGAAGATTATGCTGCAAAATTATAGCGTAAAAAATCCCCCGATTGTAGAGTATATATAGACTCTACTACATAAAAAATCAACTTTTTTTCGACGGCATCTCTAACTTGTTGAATTGGCAGAAGAAAAAAAGAGAACTTTTTTGAAAAAATTTTTCATTTTTCTCAAAAGTCCTCTTTTATCATAGACTACCACACGTATATTACTGAATTTGTGGCAGTAAACAATCTATCGTGGTTTCATATCCAACAGATGACGGAGGTTTGGGTCTGCTGCAATGCGTGCAGTCTCGCGTCTTACGATGTCTATCACATCAATCTTTATCTGGTCATAGTTGCGTTGAATCTCGGCTTTCATGCCAGATTTGTCTGGAGTATCATCGTTGAAGTCAGTTATTACAGGGATTGGCTGGTAAGCGGCGGTTTCCTTATTTATCGCGTCACTGTCAACCACAATCTCGGCATGAAAAATCTTTTGGTCTATGCGCTGGTCGAAGTTATCGGAGACAGCACCGACAAACATACCCTGAGTTAAGGTTGATATTTTACTTGCCGGGATGAGAGAATCCAATTGGGTATTGAAAGAATGACTAACATCCTGACGGTTGATTGAGATTGACTGGCGTTTCTGGAGAACCTTGCCGAATCGCTCGGAGAGTGTTTTGGCGGTCTCGCCAACGACCTGCCCGGAGAAGATATTGCCAACGGTGTTCATCACCACAGCGGCTTCCTTATCACCATAGTCACGCTTCAACTGAGAGAAGTCCTGAAAGCCGAGGCATACAGCAACTTTATTGCTTCGTGCTGTGGCAATCAGATTGTCCAGCCCCTTAAAGTATATGGTCGGGAGCTCATCTATGATTACACCGGACTTCAGCATTCCCTTCTTGTTGATGAGCTTTACAATTCGAGAATTGTAGAGTCCTAATGCCGCACCGTAGATGTTCTGACGGTCGGGATTGTTGCCTACACATAGTATTTTAGGGTGCTCAGGATTGTTGATGTCAAGAGTGAAATCATCCCCTGTCATTACCCAATATAGCTGCGGAGAAATCAT
The nucleotide sequence above comes from Duncaniella freteri. Encoded proteins:
- a CDS encoding DUF1896 family protein, which codes for MQHTNLNMKIKNLPPYPSLDRYILCLLNYMEEHKFPKTPDYSEVDQQADRAIDAFCEARLNGKSVCAASETATQILFENIGESEYEVVEKILTENFSFTVDLTEDEWVDYWVNRILEDVPDLFDGCEFLSYGISAADIDIMNDEIIGRITNYFETLGFNGIQ
- a CDS encoding type IA DNA topoisomerase, giving the protein MITVIAQSARIARTISYALGADFEYNGYYANEKYFITWTYGHMVELSAPGMGRDFWLSNHSFPILPESFPLTHAPSQHASGRYMPDPQLAVIKHLLEKSRKVILATDPTERGDLMAGYLLRFLNFEGKVVRVALNDLMHETIKNAITYPSDNISGFADNLRQLELYDRMDWLTNLNINRAIAFSVGRNTYPVSRTSLPILHLVAEREKAIKEFSPKKSVIPTITVRDSDGGVFSFRCSDEWDDIPEGFNEAVKAGAPVEVVSIETEQVDTKSPKLLNIEELQKMAALHFGMDPLETYRIARGLYEKKRISFPGSSRAGLIRRDFDDFKKDVYPAMCIAKCFKALMGDNYSPYYTTSAKSLYNRPHGIVLTAFPFVGLSDDERKIIYLVGRGMLATFQRSFRRNVTKVTLACGGYTFIAKYVKVVRTGWVRLFDDTIKSSRAVPNVEIGQSLTVESVGEIGRTTKQPVPMVDFTLLKMALSLHEPDCRENVVKDIRYLRSHGYLHRNLAGEYSLTEKGQALAYVTRDMKIASADDIKFWESAVYQVATDQLPESVFNDILHKYVTDVTNELLASHKLSKPMGVEEVCPKCGHGKMRIFGKIAKCNNPECGHYIHRQIQGVTLSSREIHNLLSIGSTSTIRGFIGADGKPFAGKVTLDDNHSPIVIQVSK
- a CDS encoding DUF4099 domain-containing protein codes for the protein METIQQEEVLIARNNETGQVGAVIGLNEDGTPKMTDVKSAKLSDLVKFTKGQNPLEAFMSNFMRQCKNPTTFGFFKVPADRYESVGMAMADFIKDPETNAEILKDFKVEQPSVEKTQSETMSEPQPEAKPAVAPETPGGKLSAIDESKIDWSNIKQKWGIDKNAIDPKDLTEMLHNRKSKLMTLNADYFGEKFDIDARLSFQTNPDGNVTVKPHFIRTEPDLSQEFCGVKFTKEDKEMLKNTGNLGRVVEITDANGNKIPSFVSIDRMTHELQASPANIYIPNKISQTELSPKDIAILKSGKQLSKDFTDSKGATYPVVLQYSAAEQKVEFVPRPCRLENIQKQEEVKKENQSETLNNGVKEQEKKQSWTLEDGSIKPIGKWSNVHFTDQQKADYVAGKTVKVEGYIDKQGKESTVYVKFDPVKGRPFPHSTNPDEAQSIKPAAESETQFAVNNEGKTNEATKNVNEPLQKGQTAPKDEEQQKQQRKPKGPKI
- a CDS encoding helix-turn-helix domain-containing protein; translation: MHTGILTPFIAGMQPQHTADDSMRDLLEDINEKLQILIEIQQARQPPFHSQPEVRAERDEIDISWIDPHRWYDNGHFCRIFDIAKITAQKWRSKGLISYIKLGRNVRYSGHEIIRFINVYASPRNYAVIRIAEVDEE